In Pseudophryne corroboree isolate aPseCor3 chromosome 3, aPseCor3.hap2, whole genome shotgun sequence, a genomic segment contains:
- the RBP5 gene encoding retinol-binding protein 5 isoform X1 encodes MASDNVMMFGSTCILEADTRWLARPRAEARSLTHRGVFTREPRKGIWALLPLMCRSRPSAWVTWYLHRSPQDINIALRKIVLLLRPEKEFVSDGNHMIIRTLSTFRNYIMDFNLGEEFEEDLSVIDGRVCKTTVAWEGNKLVCVQRGDVPNRGWKQWMEGDLLQVELTARNAISKQTFRRVS; translated from the exons ATGgccagtgataatgttatgatgtttggaagcacctgtattctggaagcagacaccaggtggttggcgcgacccagagctgaggcgcggagtctaacacaccggggggtgttcaccagggaaccccgcaaggggatttgggctttgctgcccctgatgtgcaggtcgcgaccctctgcctgggtcacctggtatcttcacaggagtccacaag ACATAAACATCGCTCTGAGGAAGATCGTTCTTCTCCTGCGACCAGAGAAAGAGTTTGTGTCAGACGGAAACCACATGATAATCCGAACACTCAGCACTTTCCGAAATTACATCATGGACTTCAACCTGGGAGAAGAATTTGAAGAAGATCTCAGTGTCATCGATGGTCGAGTCTGCAAG ACCACTGTGGCATGGGAGGGTAACAAGCTGGTGTGTGTGCAGAGAGGAGATGTGCCAAACCGAGGCTGGAAACAATGGATGGAGGGAGACCTGCTACAAGTG